Part of the Tolypothrix sp. PCC 7910 genome, AATAATAAATATCTAAAGGATAAAGACAAAACTACTATCTTAGGGATGAGTTACAGTGAAATCAGCGGCTTATTTTTAGTAAGTTTCATGAATTATTATTATAAATATCCATACATTTATGTATATATGTATGTATTTTCCCAAAAGATACATTGAATAGTAAATCAGGTCAACTATTTCCGTATTTTGCAGGGCGTGACTCTGTATATTTTAATAATCAAACATCAAATATAATTAGTTCCTTGTCAACTGCAAAAGCCTTGCATCAATCAGTTAACATTCAAGATTTTCAATTTTTAGATAATTTATTTCATACCTTAGAAAGATGCATGATTGCGTTTAAGTAGGTCGGCGAAATTAAAGATAACTGGCTGAGGCTGTCATTCTTACAAAGTTCTGATGCCTGCGGCAACCCCTTCGGTGTACGGAGGTTTCCTCCGATCAGACTTTGCGCTTTGTCCTTGGTCATTTGTCATTAGTGAGGATTTCAAGCCTATTTACTTTTCTTAGCATAGGTTGATTTATTTTCACCGACTTACTTATCTAATACAACACTCATATCATAAAATTTTCTAGCTCCTGAGATAGAGACATTGATTAAAGACTTCGAGAAATTAAATTGTCTAGTTTTTCTCTGCGTTCTCCGCGTCTGTGCGGTTTGAAAGCAATTTATTTAACTACAGAGGCAGAGAGAACACAGAGCAAAGAGTTCAGCGAGTAATTCATCTTGAGAAAAACAGTAGCCGCCAAAATAGGTGAAAATTGTATTATCATTAGTGATTTTCACCAAAAATATTGGCAATGCTAGTTAATCAGACACAATTTTACACTTGGCGTAATTATCGCTGCGCCTACGAAGTTCATCTACCGAATAACTCAAATTCTGAAGCTATCCCCATATTATTAATTCATCCTATAGGTGTGGGATTATCAAGGCAGTTTTGGCAAAAATTCTGTCATGAATGGTATCAATCAGGGCATCGTCATCGCATTTATAACCCTGATTTGTTGGGATGTGGTGAAAGTGATATGCCTCACGTCGCCTATACTCCTAGCGATTGGGCGGAACAATTGCATTACTTCTTAAAAACCATAGTTCAAAAACCTGTAATTGTTATAGTGCAAGGTGCTTTATTGGGTATTGCAATTAAATTAGTGCAGATAGAACCAAACTTGATTGACTCCCTAGTATTTGCTAGTCCTCCAGCTTGGCCGATTATGACGAAAGCATCCCCAGCTTGGCAGCAAAAACTGGCATGGAATCTTTTTGATTCACCGCTGGGTAATGCTTTTTATCGCTATGCCCGCACTCCCAAGTTTTTGCGTTCTTTTTCCACTCGCCAACTATTTGCTAGTAGTGAGACTGCCGATCAAGAATGGTTAAATGCTTTAGTTAAAGGTGCAGAAAATACCGCCAATCGCTATGCAGTATTTTCCTTTTTAGCTGGGTTTTGGCGACAGGATTATAGTCACGATATTGCTGCTATTCAACAACCAGCATTAGTAGTTGTGGGAGACAAAGCATCAAATATTAGCAAAGAAGGACAAGCCGAAACACCAGACGAACGTTTAGCTAACTACCTCGCTTATTTACCCCAAGGACAAGGAGTTAAATTAACTGGGCGCAATGTCCTACCATACGAATCTACAGCAGAATTTGTGGCTGCGATCGCACCCTTTATCAGTTTAGGAAGATGAGGGGGAAAGAATCAATAATAAATTCCCATAACCAATTATCCATACCCAATTCCCTACCTTTTATTACTCAGGAAAGGTGCTTTCAAGTTGACACTTATACTAGTATATCCCGTCAGAAATAAAACTTAAGCCACAACGATACAACAGCTTAGAATATAAGCCTTTTGACTGTTGACACTCTCAAGACATGGATTATTAAAGGAGGCCTTATGCTATCAAATCGCCGAGGGCAACGAGTTCCTCATGTTACATTTCGCACCCGCAAAAACAACCAGTGGGTTAACATCACCACTGATGACCTGTTTGCTGATAAGACAGTAATTGTCTTCTCTTTACCAGGTGCTTTTACACCCACTTGTTCTTCCACCCACCTACCTGGCTATAACCAGTTGGCTAATGTATTTAAAGAAAATGGCGTGGATGATATTGTTTGTATTTCTGTCAATGATGCCTTTGTCATGAATGAATGGGCTAAAGACCAAGAAGCAACTAATATTACTCTGATACCTGATGGCAACGGTGAATTTACTGAAGGTATGGGAATGCTGGTAGATAAAACAGATCTAGGCTTTGGTAAACGCTCATGGCGCTATTCTATGCTTGTCAAAGATGGTGTAATTGACAACATGTTCATTGAACCAGAAGAGCCAGGCGATCCCTTTAAAGTATCCGATGCGGAGACAATGCTGCGATATATTAACCCTGAAGCAGTCAAACCAAAGCTAGTTTCTCTGTTTACTAAAATAGGTTGTCCTTACTGCGCCCGTGCAAAAGAATTGCTTCACGAACATGGTTTGAATTATGAGGAAATTGTCTTGGGTAAAGATATTACTACTCACACTTTAAAAGCGGTTACAGGTGCAACAACAGTTCCCCAAGTATTTATCGATGCACAACTCATTGGTGGTTCTGAGGCTCTAGCATCTTACTTTGGCGGAAAATAGATTTTTTTTGATTATCTAAGTCAACCTTAGTCAAGCTTAGGGTGGGTAATAGTTCTCATCGGGTTTTAAGCCAAGTATTTGGCAGTACCCACTCTAAATAACTTTGTTTTTAAGCGCGCTGTATTGCGGTGTATATATATTTTTCTGTTATGGTTTAAAGAAATGTAAAATTTAATTGCAGCCTTGCAAAATAGGCTTGCTATTACACTAATCTATGAGCCAGTCAGAAGAGACCAATGCCCAAAAAGCTTCTTTGACTAACCACGATCGCAGAGCGATTCATCTACCTGGCTCAATCCAACCTCATGGCGTTTTACTAGCACTGAGTTCCCAGTTAGAGATTCTGCAAGTTAGTAACAATACACAGCAATACTTTGGCAAAGCTACCCAAGATTTGCTTGGTCAATCTTTAGACAGCTTATTTGATGCTCGACAAACTGCAACTATCAAGCAGTGCTGGGAAAAAAATATTGGTAGTGTTAGTAGTTATAAAGTAGCAATCATCACTAATCATCAAGAACAATTTTTTGATTGCATTGTCCATCGCACAGCAGATGTTTTGATTGTGGAGTTGGAGGCGATAGCATCTAGTTCAGAAATCAGTTTCTTGAGTTTTCATGCTTTGGTGAGTGATGCGATCGCCCAAATGCAACGCATTTCTAATCTCCCAGAATTCTTGAATTTGGTGGCTACAGAAGTCCGCAAAATCACAGGGTTTGACCGAGTAATGGTCTATCAATTTGATCTGCAAGGCGCTGGTGCTGTAGTTGCGGAAGCCAAACGAGAGGATTTATCACCATATTTGGGACTGCATTATCCCGCTACAGATATTCCTGCCCAAAGTAGAGATTTATATACCCGGTGTCAACTCCGATTTATTCCAGATATCAATACTCAAGCAGTTAACTTAGTACCAATAGATCACCCCATCAGCCATCAACCTCTGGATTTAAGCTTATCTGTACTCAGGAGTGTGGATGCTTGCTGTATAGAATTTCATCAAAATATGGGTGTGGGGGCGCTATTGGTAATCTCACTGATGCAGGAAGGGAAGCTTTGGGGCTTAATATCTTGTCATCATCACACACCCAAGTATCTTCCTTATGAAGTACGAAAAATCTGCGAATTTCTCGGACAAATTGTCTCCTCAGAGTTAGCCCACAAGGTGAGTCATTCGGAATGGGACTATGAAGTAAAGCTAAAAGCCCTCCAATCTGACTTTTTAGCCTCCATTTCCCAAGCTGACAATTTTATCGATGCTTTGATTAAACCAGAAATCCGCTTGCTGGATATTGCCAGTGCTTCTGGTGCAGCAGTTTGTTTGGATAATGAAATTACCTTGGTGGGTGCAACACCCAATCTTGAGCAAGTTTGTGCCTTAATTGAATGGGCAGAGACTCAAGTAGGGGAAAATTTATTTTATACCGATTCTTTAGCCAAGCTTTACCCCGATGGGGTTGTCTTTAAAGATACTGCTAGCGGCTTGTTATTGCTGCGGATTTCGCAAGTGCGGCGCTATTACATTCTCTGGTTTCGCCCAGAAGTGATACAAACGGTAAATTGGGCAGGAAACCCCAATGCATCTATTCGCCTTGATGCTGATGGTACTGTTACCTTGGGGCCGCGAAAATCCTTTGCCAAATGGCAGGAGACGGTGCAATTAACTTCCCTACCCTGGAAACAATCGGAACTTGATAGTGCGATCGCACTCAGAAATGCGATCGTGGGTATTGTACTTTCTAAAGCCGATGAGTTAGCCAAAATTAACCTAGAGTTAGAACGCAGTAACCGCGAACTTAGTTCTTTTGCCTACGCTGCATCTCACGATTTGAAGGAACCTTTGCGGGGTATCTATAATTACTCAACTGTGCTGATAGAAGACTACGCCCATGTACTTGATGCTGAAGCAATTGAGTATCTAGAAACAGTAGTCACCTTATCAGTGCGGATGGAGGCTTTAATTAATGCTTTGTTACGACTGGCGCAGTTAGGAAAAGCACAACTACGTGCCAAAGCCATTGATATTAACGAATTAATCACCCAAGTAATTGATATATTTCATGCCAGCCGCCAATACTCTCAGGTTTTGGATATTCGCATTCCTCAACCTTTACCAACAATTTCATGTGACGCTGTTTTGGTAAACGAAGTTTTTAGTAACTTGATTGGCAATGCGTTGAAATACAACGATAAACCAGAACAATGGGTGGAGATTGGCTATGGCAAAGGCGAAAATTCTGCACTTATATTTTACGTGCGAGATAACGGAGTTGGCATTCCCGAACATCATCGAGAAACTATCTTCCGCTTATTTAAGCGACTCCACTCTCAAGAAAAATTTGGCGGCGGAGTTGGTGCCGGATTAGCAATTGTTAAGAAAATTGTCGAGATGCACAACGGCCAAATTTGGGTTGAGTCTACTGTTGGCGTTGGCTCAACGTTTTATTTTACGCTGGAATAGTTTAAGATAAGTAACAAAAATCTTTTAATGATTACATTTTGTTAAGACAACTGATGACAACGAAACTTCATGAACCTCTACTCGTGGTTGAGGACAGCAATGAAGATTTTAGGATGCTGCAACGCTTAATGCGACGCATGGCTGTTCAGAACCCTATCTATCGCTGTACCAATGGAGACGAGGTCTTAGACTTACTTTATCAAGAGGGCAACCATGAAAAATCTTCTGTTGGTATTAAACCTTCTGTGATCCTGCTTGACCTCAATTTACCTGGAATTGATGGTCG contains:
- a CDS encoding alpha/beta fold hydrolase, translated to MLVNQTQFYTWRNYRCAYEVHLPNNSNSEAIPILLIHPIGVGLSRQFWQKFCHEWYQSGHRHRIYNPDLLGCGESDMPHVAYTPSDWAEQLHYFLKTIVQKPVIVIVQGALLGIAIKLVQIEPNLIDSLVFASPPAWPIMTKASPAWQQKLAWNLFDSPLGNAFYRYARTPKFLRSFSTRQLFASSETADQEWLNALVKGAENTANRYAVFSFLAGFWRQDYSHDIAAIQQPALVVVGDKASNISKEGQAETPDERLANYLAYLPQGQGVKLTGRNVLPYESTAEFVAAIAPFISLGR
- a CDS encoding glutathione peroxidase, which codes for MLSNRRGQRVPHVTFRTRKNNQWVNITTDDLFADKTVIVFSLPGAFTPTCSSTHLPGYNQLANVFKENGVDDIVCISVNDAFVMNEWAKDQEATNITLIPDGNGEFTEGMGMLVDKTDLGFGKRSWRYSMLVKDGVIDNMFIEPEEPGDPFKVSDAETMLRYINPEAVKPKLVSLFTKIGCPYCARAKELLHEHGLNYEEIVLGKDITTHTLKAVTGATTVPQVFIDAQLIGGSEALASYFGGK
- a CDS encoding ATP-binding protein, coding for MSQSEETNAQKASLTNHDRRAIHLPGSIQPHGVLLALSSQLEILQVSNNTQQYFGKATQDLLGQSLDSLFDARQTATIKQCWEKNIGSVSSYKVAIITNHQEQFFDCIVHRTADVLIVELEAIASSSEISFLSFHALVSDAIAQMQRISNLPEFLNLVATEVRKITGFDRVMVYQFDLQGAGAVVAEAKREDLSPYLGLHYPATDIPAQSRDLYTRCQLRFIPDINTQAVNLVPIDHPISHQPLDLSLSVLRSVDACCIEFHQNMGVGALLVISLMQEGKLWGLISCHHHTPKYLPYEVRKICEFLGQIVSSELAHKVSHSEWDYEVKLKALQSDFLASISQADNFIDALIKPEIRLLDIASASGAAVCLDNEITLVGATPNLEQVCALIEWAETQVGENLFYTDSLAKLYPDGVVFKDTASGLLLLRISQVRRYYILWFRPEVIQTVNWAGNPNASIRLDADGTVTLGPRKSFAKWQETVQLTSLPWKQSELDSAIALRNAIVGIVLSKADELAKINLELERSNRELSSFAYAASHDLKEPLRGIYNYSTVLIEDYAHVLDAEAIEYLETVVTLSVRMEALINALLRLAQLGKAQLRAKAIDINELITQVIDIFHASRQYSQVLDIRIPQPLPTISCDAVLVNEVFSNLIGNALKYNDKPEQWVEIGYGKGENSALIFYVRDNGVGIPEHHRETIFRLFKRLHSQEKFGGGVGAGLAIVKKIVEMHNGQIWVESTVGVGSTFYFTLE
- a CDS encoding response regulator; amino-acid sequence: MTTKLHEPLLVVEDSNEDFRMLQRLMRRMAVQNPIYRCTNGDEVLDLLYQEGNHEKSSVGIKPSVILLDLNLPGIDGRDILERLKQDTCFKEIPIVVFTTSSNPKDIELCYQKGANGYLVKPMDAQELQKTIQAFVAYWLEANTPPV